The following are from one region of the Anomaloglossus baeobatrachus isolate aAnoBae1 chromosome 1, aAnoBae1.hap1, whole genome shotgun sequence genome:
- the TMEM119 gene encoding transmembrane protein 119, which yields MTMGYLMTLCIVLAVTCPTALARYTTESDYGSGEGEGTTLVSPTDSLDLVALTTENSVKNENGTTINFMDNVTQFLKDYMLLIIVVGSLVILLIFIVCAAVIMSHRHKASAYYPSSFSHKEYVNHDDKNGGVRSFNEIPEKAQASKTEEVVDSTKQLQADIINAAQNLKSPTKGASFKENLKVQEEPKETTETSKEENTEVVTSEKCDENVKTQECPTDKSEEAPAETTEETLPEGETPKAPTEETAPSGATEEGSVPVEETNPVPADCGTENISPCESKESEPIPQQCGV from the coding sequence ATGACCATGGGATACCTCATGACCCTATGTATTGTCCTTGCTGTTACTTGTCCCACTGCTTTGGCTCGATATACCACGGAGTCTGACTATGGAAGTGGAGAAGGGGAAGGCACAACTTTAGTCTCTCCTACCGATAGTCTTGACCTGGTTGCACTTACAACAGAAAACTCTGTCAAAAATGAAAATGGCACAACCATCAATTTCATGGATAATGTAACTCAGTTTTTAAAAGATTATATGTTGCTCATTATCGTGGTGGGCTCTTTGGTCATCTTGCTGATATTTATAGTATGTGCAGCAGTGATTATGAGCCATAGACATAAAGCATCTGCCTACTACCCTTCTTCATTCTCTCACAAAGAGTATGTGAACCATGATGACAAAAATGGAGGAGTACGATCCTTCAATGAGATTCCTGAGAAAGCACAAGCTTCTAAAACTGAAGAAGTTGTAGACTCAACCAAACAACTACAAGCTGATATCATTAATGCTGCACAAAACCTTAAATCTCCAACCAAAGGTGCCAGCTTTAAGGAAAATCTAAAAGTCCAAGAAGAACCTAAAGAAACCACTGAGACATCTAAGGAAGAGAACACAGAAGTAGTCACCAGTGAGAAATGTGATGAAAATGTCAAAACACAAGAATGTCCAACTGATAAATCGGAGGAGGCTCCAGCAGAGACTACTGAGGAAACTTTACCAGAGGGTGAAACTCCTAAGGCCCCAACCGAAGAAACTGCTCCATCAGGTGCAACAGAAGAAGGTAGTGTCCCTGTCGAGGAAACAAATCCTGTGCCTGCTGACTGCGGTACAGAAAACATAAGTCCATGTGAAAGTAAAGAATCTGAGCCAATCCCACAACAATGTGGGGTTTAA